The DNA window CCCCAGGTCGCGGCAGACGTCGTGCAGCGGATTGGCGGGATAGGGTGCTACCACCGGGAACGCCCGGGCGTGGAGCACGAACCGCACCCGGCGCTCCGCGCCGCGTAGCGCGGTGAGGCCACCCACCGCGCGTCGCAGCAGGTCGGGCAGGGTCAGGTCGGGGTCGCGGCGTACCTCGGTCAGGCCGTGGAACCGGCGGAACAGCCGGATCTGCATCTCGGTCAGGCGCAGCGGCGCGGCAAGCGTCTCGATCGACACGCGGCGGCTCGGCAGGAACACCGAGACGGCGTCGAGCGCCGTCATCCGCACACCGTCACGGACGGATCACACCAACGACACCGGTGGATGTCAACGGGCGTGGCATCATATCGACGTGGCTCGGTTCCTCTTCGTGGTGCTGCCGGTGGTGTCGCACCTCTCCGCGCCGCTCGCCGTCGGTCAGGCGTTGGAGGCCGCCGGGCACGAGGTGGCCTGGTGCGGGCCCCGCAGCGACCTGCGGCCGCTGATCGGGCCGGACGCCACGCTCCACCCCACCGGCAAGCGCCACTACCGGCCGGACGCCGCGTCCGGGATGGACTCGGTGCGCAGCCTCTGGGAGGGGCACGTGCTGCCGGCCAACCGGTTCATCCGCGACGCCGCCGGCCGGGCGGTCGCGGAATTCCGCCCCGACGTGGTGGTGGCCGACCAGTACGCGTTGGCCGGCGCGCTGGCCGCGCACCGCCACGGGGTGCCCTGGGCGACGCTCTGCGTGGGCATGCTGGAACTGACCCCGCCGACCGACGAGATGCCCGAGTTCGACGACTACGTGCGTGCCCAGTTGGCCCGGGTGTGGGCGATGACCGACCTGCCTGTCGACCCGGCGCTCGACCTGCGCTTCTCGCCGTACCTCGTGATCGGGCTGACCACCACGGCGCTGACCGGCCCGGCGGCGCTGCCGGCGCGGTGCGTGCTGACCGGGCCGGCCCTGGGCCGGCGGCCGAACGCGCCCGCCTTCGACTGGGCCGCCTGGGACCCGGCCCGCCGGCATGTGCTGGTCACCGTCGGCACGATGGCCGAGCATCTGGCCCACGACTTCTACCACCGGGTCACGGTCGCCACCGCGCCGCTCGCCGACCGGGTCCAGGTGGTCCTCACCGCCCCGCCGGGCCTGGTGCCCGACCCGCCCGCGCACGTGCTCGTCGCGCCCCGGGTGCCGGTGCTGGAGCTGATGCCCCGGCTGGACGCGGTCGTCTCGCACGGCGGCCTGGGCACGGTCTCCGAGGCGCTGGCCCACGGCGTACCGGTGGTGGTCGCGCCGATCCGGCACGACCACCCGACGGTGGCCCGGCAGGTGACGCGGGCCGGCGCCGGCCGCACGGTCCCCTTCCACACCGCCACCCCGGCGGAGCTGACCTCGGCGCTGACGGCGGTCCTCGACGACCCGGCCTACCGCGACGGCGCGCGCCGGGTGCGGGAGTCGTTCGCCGCGGCCGGCGGCGCCCGGGCCGCCGCCGACCACCTCGCCGCGCTGGCCGTCCCGGCGTCGCCGACGCACCAGGAGGTTCGATGATCGAGGCCACCGGCCTGCGCAAGTCGTTCCGGGTGGGCCGTGGTCGCGGCGCGAGCACGGTGGAAGCGGTCCGCGGTGTCGACTTCGCGGTGCGGCGCGGTGAGATCGTCGGTTTCCTCGGCCCCAACGGCGCCGGCAAGTCCACCACCCTGAAGATGCTCGCCACGCTGCTGCGACCCAGCGGGGGAGCGGCCACCATCGCGGGTGTCGACCTGTTGCGCTCACCCGCCGAGGTGCGCCGGCGGATCGGGTTCGTGGCGCAGGCCAGCGGCACCTACGACGACTCC is part of the Micromonospora sp. WMMD980 genome and encodes:
- a CDS encoding nucleotide disphospho-sugar-binding domain-containing protein yields the protein MARFLFVVLPVVSHLSAPLAVGQALEAAGHEVAWCGPRSDLRPLIGPDATLHPTGKRHYRPDAASGMDSVRSLWEGHVLPANRFIRDAAGRAVAEFRPDVVVADQYALAGALAAHRHGVPWATLCVGMLELTPPTDEMPEFDDYVRAQLARVWAMTDLPVDPALDLRFSPYLVIGLTTTALTGPAALPARCVLTGPALGRRPNAPAFDWAAWDPARRHVLVTVGTMAEHLAHDFYHRVTVATAPLADRVQVVLTAPPGLVPDPPAHVLVAPRVPVLELMPRLDAVVSHGGLGTVSEALAHGVPVVVAPIRHDHPTVARQVTRAGAGRTVPFHTATPAELTSALTAVLDDPAYRDGARRVRESFAAAGGARAAADHLAALAVPASPTHQEVR